The following is a genomic window from Desulfofarcimen acetoxidans DSM 771.
TCTCAATACCAGTTTATCAGAACCGTAAATATTAGCTATCAAATCATATAAAGCGTTAACCCTGTATTTTAATTGTTCATTAATGCCAGGCTTGTCTTCAAATTTGTCAGCCTTTGCGGCACCCATAAATTTTTCCAGAAAAGCTTTCATTAAATAATTTTCTCCCTTCTGATTATGCCTGTTCCGGAACCATAAAATATTCAACAAATATTTTTCTTCATCAGGGTTGGGCCGCAGACCTTATCCACGAATTCAATAAAGCATAATTTTCTAGAGTGCAAGAAAGTCGTCTTATGAAACTTTCGAGCAATCACAAACACTTATAGTCAATGGAAATTATACAGTACTAACATTGCTTATCCAACATAAATTTGTACTTCATGAAATAATGGGTTATCCAGAGATCCGCCATAAGCATAATTTACTAGAGTATAAAATAACCCGATAAACCCACTATTTAAAGTGGGTTTATCGTAATTTTTGCAACATACATATGAATATTCAAGTAGTTAATATATTTTTACTGTGGCAGCACTTCCACATTTATCTCTGCCTGCACTGACGTGTGTAATTTTAATATCGCCTTATATTCACCTATAGTTTTAATAGTATCTTTTAAAACTATTTTTTTCTTATCAATATCAACTTTAAATTGATCAGAAAGTGCTTTAGCTATATCATTATTACCAACGGCACCGAATAATTTACCGTTCTCACCTACGCGGGCAAAAATCTTAACTGTCAAGTTATTTATTTTTTCAGCCAGTTGCTCAGATTTCTGTTTTATCTTAAGCTTCCTGTCTTCCTCAATACTCTTTTGCCTCTCCAGATCATTCATCTTGCTCTTGGAAGCCTCAGCAGCCAATCCTCTGGGCAATAAGTAATTTCGGGCATAACCCTCAGCTACATCCAAAACATCACCTTTTCTACCAAGCTTAGCCACATCCTGATTTAAAATAATTTTCATGCTGTATCCCCCTATACTCTACTTCTTCACAGTTAACTTGCGAAAGTTAAAATAAGGATCCAAAATACCCAGCATCAATAGAAATACAATTGTTAGATAACCATTAATTATAAATATAAAAGCTATAAAAAATTTTACAATTCTCGATAAATTAAATTTTTTAATATAAAATACAACCACTGCCAGCCCCAGCACACTAAATGGAAAAATGGCAATAAATAAAATATTTTTAGATACTTTGCTTAAAAAGCTGATATGTAGATTATCCCCTATTAATAGGCAAGCGATACCCAGTATTATACTCCAAATAGAGTACCAAGGAAACTGTAGGTGAGAAAAAGGCTTTAAATTAACAACCTCATATTTTAGGCGCTTAAATAATTCTCTGGTCAGTAAATAATTAATACTTCCTGATACAAATGAGCTGATAATAAAAAATCCCGGTAAAAATAGATACACAGTGTTAATTAAGCTTTTTCTTAGTTCAACAATTTCATTTTGACTAAAACCAGACAATAAGCCTCTATTTTGATAAAACTGCAGTAACTCTGCAGTTGCCTGATTAATCTCGCTGTTTATATTAAAAGGATTACTTCCTGTAATGAAAAAGGTAATTAGAAAACTTATAATTGTTAAAAATAAGGATCCGGTGGATACTATAATAATACTTAATCCCATAGAAATACTTTTTTTCAACAAAAGTCCGGTAACAAGACCAAGAATGCCTGCTTCCAATGTAATTATTAAAGCCGCAAGCGGGTTTCCAAAAAACAGCAATGTGATTAAAAAGGCTGTTATCAACGAGAATAACGCAATTTTTACATTGTATTTTTTAACCAGAACTGCTGTTGGCATTGGACTTACCAGAGCAAATATTGAAATTACCGGTATATATATGAATACCAAAGATAGTATTGCGGTGAGACTTGCAAATAATGCCCCTTCCACTAGGGCTTGCGTTTGCTCACGCGGAAACAAAAGCCATCACCTCATTGATCACATGAATCAAAGACATTCTTTTGATCATAGTGATTCTTTATAAGTAGCAATTTTTCCTGCTTAATTTAAAATGTAGTTGTTAGCCAATATGTAAAAAGGAAGGGGACCATTTCCCCTTCCCCTTTTATTCTGCTGTAAAAGGCAATAAAGCCATATTGCGCGCTCTTTTTATTGAAACTGTCAGCATACGCTGGTGCTTAGCGCAATTACCTGAAATACGACGCGGCAAAATTTTACCACGCTCGGTAATATATTTTTTAAGACGCGGAATCTCTTTATAATCAATACTTTGTACCTTATCAACACAGAAACTGCAGATACGTTTTTTTCCTCTGCGTCCACGGTCACGTCTCATACATTAAGCCTCCTTTGCTTAGAAGGGTATATCATCTTCAGAAAAATCTATTTCACTGCCAAAATTTGATCCGGTCTTTTCCGAACTGCTTGTCCCGGTTGAACTAAATGAAGCAGATGGTGCACCCGGCGCTCTTTGGTTATCTTTAGCTTTATCTAAAAATTTTACTTCATTAGCAATTATTTCGATAGATTTTCTTCTAACACCCTGGTTATCCTCATATGGACGAATTTGCAATCTCCCGTCAACGGCAACCAATCTGCCTTTTCCAAGAAGATTGGAACAAATTTCGGCCAACTTCTGAAATGTTACAATATCAATAAAATCTGCTTCTTTTTCGCCCTTATTCACCGGAATAGAGCGATCAACTGCTAATGTAAATTTTGTTACAGCAAC
Proteins encoded in this region:
- the rplI gene encoding 50S ribosomal protein L9, giving the protein MKIILNQDVAKLGRKGDVLDVAEGYARNYLLPRGLAAEASKSKMNDLERQKSIEEDRKLKIKQKSEQLAEKINNLTVKIFARVGENGKLFGAVGNNDIAKALSDQFKVDIDKKKIVLKDTIKTIGEYKAILKLHTSVQAEINVEVLPQ
- a CDS encoding YybS family protein; protein product: MFPREQTQALVEGALFASLTAILSLVFIYIPVISIFALVSPMPTAVLVKKYNVKIALFSLITAFLITLLFFGNPLAALIITLEAGILGLVTGLLLKKSISMGLSIIIVSTGSLFLTIISFLITFFITGSNPFNINSEINQATAELLQFYQNRGLLSGFSQNEIVELRKSLINTVYLFLPGFFIISSFVSGSINYLLTRELFKRLKYEVVNLKPFSHLQFPWYSIWSIILGIACLLIGDNLHISFLSKVSKNILFIAIFPFSVLGLAVVVFYIKKFNLSRIVKFFIAFIFIINGYLTIVFLLMLGILDPYFNFRKLTVKK
- the rpsR gene encoding 30S ribosomal protein S18 codes for the protein MRRDRGRRGKKRICSFCVDKVQSIDYKEIPRLKKYITERGKILPRRISGNCAKHQRMLTVSIKRARNMALLPFTAE
- a CDS encoding single-stranded DNA-binding protein; its protein translation is MLNKVILIGRLTRDPELRYTPSGVAVTKFTLAVDRSIPVNKGEKEADFIDIVTFQKLAEICSNLLGKGRLVAVDGRLQIRPYEDNQGVRRKSIEIIANEVKFLDKAKDNQRAPGAPSASFSSTGTSSSEKTGSNFGSEIDFSEDDIPF